From Pelotomaculum schinkii, one genomic window encodes:
- a CDS encoding VOC family protein — protein sequence MDVKFAHTNIVAKDWQKLAQFYINVFGCEPVYPERDFGGAWFDQITNLKSARVRGVHLRLPGYVDGPTLEIFTYNKQIERNEATSINKPGFAHIAFLVEDIRLICDKLLKNGGSMLGEIAKIKISGVGVLTIAYARDPEGNIVEVQNWN from the coding sequence GTGGATGTAAAGTTTGCCCATACGAATATCGTTGCAAAAGATTGGCAAAAGCTAGCTCAGTTTTATATTAATGTTTTTGGGTGTGAACCCGTATATCCAGAACGGGATTTTGGCGGGGCATGGTTCGATCAGATTACAAACTTAAAAAGTGCCCGCGTAAGGGGTGTGCATTTACGCTTACCTGGATATGTGGATGGTCCGACTTTGGAAATATTTACCTATAACAAGCAAATTGAAAGAAATGAGGCAACTTCTATTAATAAACCAGGGTTTGCCCATATAGCTTTCCTGGTCGAGGATATCAGGTTGATCTGCGATAAACTATTAAAAAACGGTGGCAGCATGTTAGGTGAGATTGCTAAAATAAAAATATCGGGTGTCGGTGTTTTGACTATTGCTTATGCAAGGGATCCCGAAGGGAACATTGTAGAAGTGCAAAATTGGAATTAA
- a CDS encoding MFS transporter, translating into MQDTVNVSQSQSGTPQRWQVLAATFLSYFYDSYDLIILSIAMPVIINVLGISLSQGGLLSSVSMIGAMVGSIVLGVVAENKGRKFAIILSLVWFGIATFPVIFITHFGSWMVLRFFTGFGIGGVWGPAVALLTKHWNAEYRARANSFMLSTFALGGIAAAILGRFSLSVDWRILFLVGSTSILVAIYCYFAIPADETDELNAEKNVVKEKIGVGVLFKGGIAKITILATLLNVANMGGYWGVSSWVPTYLKTVRGLSVERMANFTIVMYIGMFIGYQAWSSLADKIGRKKVMAICFLFDMVSVIMYLILPNEVLFWWGAVVGFGFGGVFGVMGAYYGELFPERFRALAGGFCFNIGRLGSVLAPFTVGLIGQYYGLKVGLEITPAVFALGLIAVALLPETMQKKVLQEKESIA; encoded by the coding sequence ATGCAAGATACTGTAAATGTCTCGCAAAGTCAATCTGGGACACCGCAAAGATGGCAGGTTTTAGCGGCTACATTTCTTTCCTATTTTTATGATAGTTATGACTTGATTATTCTGTCCATTGCGATGCCCGTCATCATCAACGTACTTGGGATTTCATTGTCCCAAGGGGGCTTATTGTCTTCTGTAAGTATGATCGGCGCCATGGTAGGCAGTATTGTACTGGGAGTAGTTGCTGAAAATAAAGGGAGAAAATTCGCCATAATCTTGAGTTTAGTATGGTTTGGAATTGCAACATTCCCTGTTATCTTTATTACGCACTTTGGTAGTTGGATGGTATTAAGGTTTTTTACAGGTTTTGGTATTGGGGGCGTCTGGGGGCCTGCAGTCGCACTATTAACTAAACACTGGAATGCAGAATACCGTGCAAGAGCAAACTCTTTCATGTTAAGTACATTTGCACTCGGAGGAATTGCCGCGGCAATTCTAGGAAGATTTTCTTTAAGTGTAGACTGGCGGATTCTTTTCCTGGTGGGTTCAACATCGATTCTTGTGGCTATTTATTGTTATTTTGCAATCCCGGCTGACGAAACTGATGAACTAAATGCTGAAAAAAACGTAGTAAAAGAAAAAATTGGCGTTGGTGTTCTTTTCAAAGGAGGGATTGCAAAAATCACCATTTTGGCAACCTTGTTGAATGTAGCCAATATGGGAGGTTACTGGGGTGTTAGTTCATGGGTTCCAACTTATTTAAAGACAGTTAGAGGATTAAGCGTTGAGAGAATGGCAAATTTCACAATTGTCATGTACATTGGAATGTTTATAGGTTATCAAGCGTGGTCTTCTCTAGCTGATAAAATTGGTAGAAAAAAAGTTATGGCGATTTGCTTTTTGTTTGATATGGTCTCCGTTATTATGTATCTGATATTACCCAACGAAGTACTATTTTGGTGGGGCGCTGTGGTCGGTTTTGGTTTCGGTGGTGTGTTTGGCGTTATGGGCGCTTATTATGGTGAATTGTTCCCGGAAAGATTTCGTGCACTGGCTGGAGGATTCTGCTTCAATATAGGAAGATTGGGTTCGGTTTTAGCTCCTTTTACAGTGGGTCTTATAGGGCAGTATTATGGTTTGAAAGTTGGGTTGGAAATTACGCCGGCGGTGTTTGCATTGGGGTTAATAGCCGTAGCCCTTTTGCCGGAAACCATGCAAAAGAAAGTGTTGCAAGAAAAAGAAAGTATTGCATGA
- a CDS encoding sodium:solute symporter family protein yields the protein MNLLLTAGHIAGIVITLLAIIAIGIYAGSMVKSPKDFSLGGGRVNEAVVAGTIMGTMVGGSSTIGTAQLAFNFGFCAWWFTLGGGIACAVLGLGLAWKLYDRNIETMPQYLVSVYGHRIGPISSILSSAGIFLNIVAQGLSAVALLTAMLQINPSLAALISVLLVLAYVFFGGVWGAGLVGVAKLGLLYLATIVCGVFAYKMVGGWAGLTAHFPIYPWFSLFGRSFNQDFAAGFSLLVGVLSTQTYIQAVLSAKSLAKARTGALISAFMIPPLGIGGILVGLFMRANFPNTPSEQVLPIFVMNYLSPFLAGVVLATLLVAIIGTWAGLTLGVSTMLTKDIYKRFIRVHAGDQEVLKVQRILIFVISVLAIFFVAGSLKSMIMGWSFLSMGLRGCAVLFPLLGAAFFPHHVTPPAGIAAALIGPLVDLIWHFAFPKGLDPLYVGLLASFLAILLISMFSKRNKIESTSPHGL from the coding sequence ATGAATTTGTTACTGACGGCCGGTCACATTGCCGGGATTGTAATTACGCTTTTAGCAATCATCGCAATCGGAATATACGCCGGTAGTATGGTTAAATCCCCAAAGGATTTTTCCCTTGGTGGAGGCCGGGTTAATGAGGCAGTGGTGGCGGGGACGATTATGGGTACTATGGTCGGTGGTTCCTCTACTATAGGTACGGCACAGTTGGCTTTCAATTTTGGTTTTTGCGCCTGGTGGTTCACCCTGGGTGGAGGTATTGCTTGCGCCGTGCTTGGGCTTGGCTTAGCCTGGAAGTTATATGATAGAAATATAGAAACAATGCCCCAGTACCTTGTTAGTGTATATGGCCATCGTATTGGTCCAATTTCAAGTATTTTATCTTCCGCCGGTATTTTTCTGAATATTGTTGCGCAAGGACTTTCGGCAGTAGCGCTGCTTACTGCTATGTTGCAAATTAATCCGAGCTTGGCTGCCTTGATAAGTGTGTTATTGGTACTAGCTTATGTATTTTTCGGTGGAGTTTGGGGTGCGGGACTAGTTGGAGTGGCAAAATTGGGTTTACTTTACCTGGCTACCATTGTCTGTGGTGTATTTGCTTATAAAATGGTAGGTGGTTGGGCCGGGTTAACAGCTCATTTCCCAATATACCCCTGGTTTTCACTGTTTGGCCGTAGTTTCAACCAGGATTTTGCGGCGGGGTTTTCACTACTGGTAGGAGTACTCTCTACCCAAACTTATATTCAGGCTGTTCTTTCCGCCAAGAGCCTTGCTAAAGCCCGTACTGGAGCATTAATTTCTGCTTTTATGATTCCCCCGCTTGGTATAGGAGGCATATTGGTTGGTTTATTTATGCGGGCTAATTTTCCAAATACACCATCCGAACAAGTCTTGCCTATCTTTGTTATGAATTATCTGTCTCCTTTTTTAGCAGGGGTAGTCTTGGCAACATTATTAGTTGCTATTATAGGTACCTGGGCAGGTTTAACACTTGGTGTCTCCACCATGCTTACCAAGGATATCTATAAACGGTTTATTCGAGTTCATGCTGGTGACCAAGAGGTATTGAAAGTACAACGTATATTAATCTTTGTTATAAGTGTTCTTGCAATCTTTTTTGTTGCCGGCAGTTTAAAGTCTATGATAATGGGTTGGAGCTTTTTATCCATGGGTCTCAGAGGTTGCGCTGTGCTTTTCCCATTGCTGGGGGCGGCGTTCTTCCCCCATCATGTAACGCCGCCGGCTGGAATCGCAGCTGCACTGATAGGCCCACTGGTGGACCTAATATGGCACTTCGCTTTTCCAAAAGGGCTGGACCCTCTATATGTAGGCCTGTTAGCCAGCTTCTTGGCAATTTTACTAATAAGTATGTTTTCAAAACGTAACAAAATTGAATCCACAAGCCCACACGGCTTATAA
- a CDS encoding LysR substrate-binding domain-containing protein, which produces MNLYQLYYFRTLAKLEHYTKAAEKLSLTQPSLSHAISALESELGVPLFKKQGRNVVLTKHGKLFLPYVENALREVEEGTKKIKEMSSDTNGIISIGFTYTISSHFIPNLITNFLKVNEHKNIKIFLHEGGTTKEDCTSDLINGLKDEKFDLIFVSLKHKDLNVEFIPIYEQEFVALLPYDCPLAGKSTIDLEDTKPYQLIHYAAKNGLKQEINRLFSMVNMVPEVCCEVEDETSMAGLVAASIGIAIVPYSPTFNSFHIKIRPISNPLVTRLIYLGYIKNRHLTLPVERFKNYILNNCMNKKFRVNRLNWSYYPDNEQVK; this is translated from the coding sequence ATGAATCTTTACCAGCTTTACTATTTCAGAACTCTAGCTAAGCTAGAGCACTACACAAAAGCTGCCGAAAAGCTTTCCTTAACCCAACCCAGTCTTAGTCATGCAATTTCAGCTTTAGAAAGTGAGCTAGGAGTTCCATTATTTAAAAAGCAAGGTCGTAATGTTGTATTAACAAAACATGGGAAGTTATTTTTGCCATATGTGGAAAATGCATTAAGGGAGGTGGAAGAGGGCACTAAAAAAATTAAAGAAATGTCTAGCGATACAAACGGTATAATTAGTATAGGATTTACCTATACAATTAGCTCTCATTTCATACCCAACTTAATCACCAACTTTTTAAAAGTTAATGAGCATAAGAATATAAAAATTTTTTTACATGAAGGCGGGACTACGAAGGAAGACTGTACTTCTGATTTAATCAACGGTTTGAAGGATGAAAAATTCGATCTGATTTTTGTTTCTTTAAAACATAAAGATCTGAACGTAGAGTTTATTCCTATATATGAGCAAGAATTCGTTGCCCTTCTACCATATGATTGTCCTCTTGCTGGTAAATCCACGATTGATTTAGAGGATACAAAACCCTATCAGTTAATACATTACGCAGCAAAAAATGGGTTAAAACAAGAGATTAACCGTCTTTTTTCAATGGTTAATATGGTTCCCGAGGTTTGCTGTGAGGTAGAAGATGAAACCTCTATGGCTGGGTTGGTTGCAGCCAGTATTGGCATAGCCATTGTTCCATATAGCCCGACTTTCAATAGCTTTCATATTAAAATTCGTCCAATTAGTAATCCTTTGGTTACAAGACTGATTTATCTTGGCTATATAAAAAATCGTCACCTAACATTGCCTGTTGAGCGATTCAAAAATTATATTCTTAATAATTGCATGAACAAAAAGTTTCGTGTGAATAGGTTAAACTGGTCTTATTACCCAGATAATGAACAAGTCAAATAA